From the genome of Trypanosoma brucei brucei TREU927 chromosome 11 chr11_scaffold01 genomic scaffold, whole genome shotgun sequence:
ACTGCTCCTCTGTATGGAAATGCTCTATCTGTGGAAAGGTGAAGCCACTTTCTGGTGATCATTTGCGGGGGAAAACAGAGGTGCGAAGCGATTGCTGGCCTTGTGGCTGCAAGAGAACGTTTGTGTTGAGTCCTGTTGACGGTGAATACGGATGCTCCGCGTTGCCGAAGGAGGATGCATCGAAGACTATTTCAAAGGCCAGCGAGAACGTTAAGGAGCAAGCTACCACTGGCGCACAAATACCAGTACAACCCGCAGCAATaccatttaagagtgtatttgatacacagagcagtggagatgcgaaaccacccgcagcaacaccatttaagagtgtatttgatacacagagcagtggagatgcgaaaccacctgcagcaacgccatttaagagtgtgtttggtacacagagcagtggagatgcgaaaccacctgcagcaacaccatttaagagtgtgtttggtacacagagcagtggagatgcgaaaccacccgcagcaacaccatttaagagtgtatttgatacacagagcagtggagatgcgaaaccacctgcagcaacgccatttaagagtgtatttgatacacagagcagtggagatgcgaaaccacctgcagcaacgccatttaagagtgtgtttggtacacagagcagtggagatgcgaaaccacccgcagcaacaccatttaagagtgtatttgatacacagagcagtggagatgcgaaaccacccgcagcaacgccatttaagagtgtgtttggtacacagagcagtggagatgcgaaaccacccgcagcaacaccatttaagagtgtatttgatacacagagcagtggagatgcgaaaccacctgcagcaacaccatttaagagtgATTCCATTAATGGCTTTTTTATTAAGCAAACTCGTGCTGGAATCATGTCTGAAATAGCTCACTCTGCGGTGGGTGACGTGCCGATTGACTCTTTTAAAGCAGACAGTCACAATGGTGGAAAAGATGCATGGGTGTGCACCCGATGTGGTAAGGTGAAGGATCTTCGGGGTGATCATCTTCGAGGCAAGATGGAGGTCCGTTCTGATTGTTGGCCCTGTGGAAAGAAGGCGACATTCAAGTTGCAAAGCAGGCTCTCGGATGACggtagtaataacaacgTCCCTGCAGCTAGCACTGTCGATGATACGCATCAACCAAAAGGCGTCGGGAACGCAACAATAGTTGGAGGATTTCGTGCTCCTGTCGTTCCTTCAACCGGTGACGAGCAccagtttcttttccctgctCCCGTACTCCAGTGCTCAACCCCAAGCTTATCAGCAGACTGCTCCTCTGTATGGAAATGCTCTACCTGTGGAAAGGTGAAGCCACTTTCTGGTGATCATTTGCGGGGGAAAACAGAGGTGCGAAGCGATTGCTGGCCTTGTGGCTGCAAGAGAACGTTTGTGTTGAGTCCTGTTGACGGTGAATACGGATGCTCCGCGTTGCCGAAGGAGGATGCATCGAAGACTATTTCAAAGGCCAGCGAGAACGTTAAGGAGCAAGCTACCACTGGCGCACAAATACCAGTACAACCCGCAGCAATaccatttaagagtgtatttgatacacagagcagtggagatgcgaaaccacctgcagcaacaccatttaagagtgtgtttggtacacagagcagtggagatgcgaaaccacctgcagcaacaccatttaagagtgtgtttggtacacagagcagtggagatgcgaaaccacccgcagcaacaccatttaagagtgtatttggtacacagagcagtggagatgcgaaaccacccgcagcaacaccatttaagagtgATTCCATTAATGGCTTTTTTATTAAGCAAACTCGTGCTGGAATCATGTCTGAAATAGCTCACTCTGCGGTGGGTGACGTGCCGATTGACTCTTTTAAAGCAGACAGTCACAATGGTGGAAAAGATGCATGGGTGTGCACCCGATGTGGTAAGGTGAAGGATCTTCGGGGTGATCATCTTCGAGGCAAGATGGAGGTCCGTTCTGATTGTTGGCCCTGTGGAAAGAAGGCGACATTCAAGTTGCAAAGCAGGCTCTCGGATGACggtagtaataacaacgTCCCTGCAGCTAGCACTGTCGATGATACGCATCAACCAAAAGGCGTCGGGAACGCAACAATAGTTGGAGGATTTCGTGCTCCTGTCGTTCCTTCAACCGGTGACGAGCAccagtttcttttccctgctCCCGTACTCCAGTGCTCAACCCCAAGCTTATCAGCAGACTGCTCCTCTGTATGGAAATGCTCTACCTGTGGAAAGGTGAAGCCACTTTCTGGTGATCATTTGCGGGGGAAAACAGAGGTGCGAAGCGATTGCTGGCCTTGTGGCTGCAAGAGAACGTTTGTGTTGAGTCCTGTTGACGGTGAATACGGATGCTCCGCGTTGCCGAAGGAGGATGCATCGAAGACTATTTCAAAGGCCAGCGAGAACGTTAAGGAGCAAGCTACCACTGGCGCACAAATACCAGTACAacccgcagcaacaccatttaagagtgtatttgatacacagagcagtggagatgcgaaaccacctgcagcaacaccatttaagagtgtgtttggtacacagagcagtggagatgcgaaaccacctgcagcaacaccatttaagagtgtgtttggtacacagagcagtggagatgcgaaaccacctgcagcaacaccatttaagagtgtatttgatacacagagcagtggagatgcgaaaccacctgcagcaacaccatttaagagtgtatttggtacacagagcagtggagatgcgaaaccacctgcagcaacaccatttaagagtgtatttgatacacagagcagtggagatgcgaaaccacctgcagcaacaccatttaagagtgtgtttggtacacagagcagtggagatgcgaaaccacctgcagcaacaccatttaagagtgtgtttggtacacagagcagtggagatgcgaaaccacctgcagcaacaccatttaagagtgtatttggtacacagagcagtggagatgcgaaaccacctgcagcaacaccatttaagagtgtatttgatacacagagcagtggagatgcgaaaccacctgcagcaacaccatttaagagtgtatttgatacacagagcagtggagatgcgaaaccacctgcagcaacgccatttaagagtgtgtttggtacacagagcagtggagatgcgaaaccacctgcagcaacaccatttaagagtgtgtttggtacacagagcagtggagatgcgaaaccacccgcagcaacaccatttaagagtgtgtttggtacacagagcagtggagatgcgaaaccacccgcagcaacaccatttaagagtgtatttggtacacagagcagtggagatgcgaaaccacccgcagcaacaccatttaagagtgtatttggtacacagagcagtggagatgcgaatTGTCGAGGGGGTGTTGTTTCCATTTGTTTAGATGGTGAAAGTTCTGTGACTAATTCTGCTTCTTCCAGTTGTCGCTCCACAGTTCAGGCTAATATTTTACATGATAGTGTTGGTGGGGGAGTTGTTTGTGTGGCTGATGATTTGAGTGGATACCAGAGCAATTCTCTTGATGAGGCTCTGAACGTTACGGGCCtctctccccttttttctgcttttgagAGGATGATGAATGACGCGAAGGAAAAGGTGTTGTCAGCCTTGAAGGAGGAGTTGAATCAAATGGTTTCCTGTGTTGGTGGCCGTGATTGCTGTAAGTGCGGAAGGGCAATCCAAAGTGGTAGGGAAGTAAAGGAGAATTATAGGGGTAGAAATAAGTCCGGTGATAAAATAATGTGGGCTCATTTGGAGAATGCTTTCACTAAACCCTATTGAATTTATTGAAGTGTTACTTTGATGCTAATCACCTTCTGTTGCAAGCGCTGGTGATATAAATTGTTAGTGGGTTTGTTGCGTGTTGACCTTTCTGCTCCTTCCAAATAATCACTTACTCTACCTGCAGTTCGTGTAACAGATAAAAGGTGTAGATGTCCCTGGACCCCCGTTCCTGTGACGCCATTTGTGAAGAACTTCATGCAGAATCGTGCATCTGTGACGGAGCTGGCATTCTCAATTTATGTCGACAGGTAAAAGAACTTCGAGTTGGAATTCGCCGTCTGCTTACTGAAGACATACCGACTCTTGGAGACATCATCACAGAATTTCAAGAGCCACACCTGAGGGAGTTTAGGGACTTCCACCGTGGTGCCAGAAGAGATAATGTTGTCAGAACTCCAACCGATATAGTTTTTGCCACAACATCACTCCTGCGTTGTTGCAACGAACTGAGTTCCAATGTTACGAGAGGATTCAACCGCCTAGCCAATAAGGAAACTGTTAAACTTAATACCCATGCAATCGGTTACGCACCTATATTTTCCAGAGAGAAATATAGCAGTTATCCACCCGCAACTGTGGAGACagagaaaaacgaaaacagaacaaaagaTAAGAAATTAAACAGTAATCATTGCGCAGCGCCACAGGTAAAAGCGGGTGgcgagaaagagggaaaagctAACCCGCAAGCAAGACACGAAACAAGTAGATCACTGGtgtcacaaaaagaaattttgaCATCTCGGCTAACTACTGTAGACAAGTATCCTGCATTTGGTCAAGCAATTACTGAAGATAAGCCTctcgcatttggtcaaggtgcgactgcagataagcctcccgcatttggtcaaggagtgactgcagataagcctcccgcatttggtcaaggtgcggctgcaggcacaactcccgcatttggtcaaggagtgactgcaggcacaactcccgcatttggtcaaggagtgactgcagataagcctcccgcatttggtcaaggtgcggctgcagataagcctcccgcatttggtcaaggagtgaatgcagataagcctcccgcatttggtcaaggagtgaatgcagataagcctcccgcatttggtcaaggagtgactgcagataagcctcccgcatttggtcaaggagtgactgcagataagcctcccgcatttggtcaaggtgcggctgcagataagcctctcgcatttggtcaaggtgcgactgcagataagcctcccgcatttggtcaaggagtgactgcagataagcctcccgcatttggtcaaggtgcggctgcagataagcctcccgcatttggtcaaggagtgactgcaggcacaactcccgcatttggtcaaggagtgactgcagataagcctcccgcatttggtcaaggagtgaatgcagataagcctcccgcatttggtcaaggagtgaatgcaggcacaactcccgcatttggtcaaggagtgactgcaggcacaactcccgcatttggtcaaggagtgactgcaggcacaactcccgcatttggtcaaggtgcggctgcagataagcctcccgcatttggtcaaggagtgaatgcagataagcctcccgcatttggtcaaggagtgactgcaggcacaactcccgcatttggtcaaggagtgaatgcagataagcctcccgcatttggtcaaggagtgactgcaggcacaactcccgcatttggtcaaggagcgGCTGCAGATAagactcccgcatttggtcaaggagtgactgcagataaacctcccgcatttggtcaaggagtgactgcaggcacaactcccgcatttggtcaaggagtgactgcaggcacaactcccgcatttggtcaaggagtgactgcagataagcctcccgcatttggtcaaggagtgaatgcagataagcctcccgcatttggtcaaggagtgactgcaggcacaactcccgcatttggtcaaggagcggctgcaggcacaactcccgcatttggtcaaggagtgaatgcagataagcctcccgcatttggtcaaggagtgactgcagataagcctcctgcatttggtcaaggtgcggctgcaggcacaactcccgcatttggtcaaggagtgaatgcagataagcctcccgcatttggtcaaggagcggctgcaggcacaactcccgcatttggtcaaggagtgaatgcagataagcctcccgcatttggtcaaggagcggctgcagataagcctcctgcatttggtcaaggtgcggctgcagataagcctcctgcatttggtcaaggtgcggctgcaggcacaactcccgcatttggtcaaggagtgaatgcagataagcctcctgcatttggtcaaggtgcggctgcaggcacaactcccgcatttggtcaaggagtgactgcagataagactcccgcatttggtcaaggtgtggctgcagataagcctcccgcatttggtcaaggtgtggctgcagataagcctcccgcatttggtcaaggtgcggctgcGAATAAAGCTTCTgtatttggtcaaggagtgactgcaggcacaactcccgcatttggtcaaggagtggctgcagataagcctcccgcatttggtcaaggtgtggctgcagataagcctcccgcatttggtcaaggtgcggctgcGAATAAAGCTTcagcatttggtcaaggagtgactgcaggcacaactcccgcatttggtcaaggagtggctgcagataagcctcccgtatttggtcaaggtgtggctgcagataagcctcccgcatttggtcaaggtgcggctgcGAATAAAGCTTCTgtatttggtcaaggagtgactgcaggcacaactcccgcatttggtcaaggagtggctgcagataagcctcccgtatttggtcaaggagtgactgcagataagcctcccgcatttggtcaaggagtgactgcagataagcctcccgcatttggtcaaggagtggctgcagataagcctcccgtatttggtcaaggagtggctgcagataagcctcccgcatttggtcaaggtgcggctgcGAATAAAGCTTcagcatttggtcaaggagtgactgcaggcacaactcccgcatttggtcaaggagtggctgcagataagcctcccgcatttggtcaaggtgcggctgcaggcacaactcccgcatttggtcaaggagtgactgcaggcacaactcccgcatttggtcaaggagtgactgcaggcacaactcccgcatttggtcaaggtgcggctgcGAATAAAGCTTCAgtatttggtcaaggagtgactgcaggcacaactcccgcatttggtcaaggagtaactgcaggcacaactcccgcatttggtcaaggtgcgactgcaggcacaactcccgcatttggtcaaggagtgactgcaggcacaactcccgcatttggtcaaggagtaactgcaggcacaactcccgcatttggtcaaggtgctgCTGCGAATAAAGCTTCAgtatttggtcaaggtgtggctgcagataagcctcccgcatttggtcaaggtgtggctgcagataagcctcccgcatttggtcaaggtgctgCTGCGAATAAAGCTTCAgtatttggtcaaggtgctgCTGCGAATAAAGCTTCAgtatttggtcaaggagtggctgcagataagcctcccgcatttggtcaaggtgctgCTGCGAATAAAGCTTCAgtatttggtcaaggtgcggctgcaggcacaactcccgcatttggtcaaggtgcggctgcagataagcctcctgcatttggtcaaggtgcggctgcaggcacaactcccgcatttggtcaaggagtgactgcaggcacaactcccgcatttggtcaaggagctGCTGCGAATAAAGCTTCAgtatttggtcaaggtgcggctgcaggcacaactcccgcatttggtcaaggtgcggctgcaggcacaactcccgcatttggtcaaggtgcggctgcaggcacaacgcccgcatttggtcaaggtgcggctgcaggcacaactcccgcatttggtcaaggtgcggctgcaggcacaactcccgcatttggtcaaggagtgactgcaggcacaactcccgcatttggtcaaggtgcggctgcaggcacaactcccgcatttggtcaaggtgcggctgcGAATAAAGCTTCAgtatttggtcaaggagtgactgcaggcacaactcccgcatttggtcaaggtgctgGTGGGTGTGTATCCAACTCTGTCTTTGGGACGACTCCGGCAAGCGGTGGATGTGAATTGGGTACAATATGTGGATTCGGCTCTGACCCGAGTGGAGTGAAGTCGTTGCGTGTTAACCTTGGTGCTAATTGCGGTGTAGGGactccttctgtttttgGTGTGCCCGGTCATGTTTCGAGTCCGCAAGTTGCTCCCTTTGGTTCCGCTGCTACGTCTCATGTTTTTCagtcttcttctttttctagtATTGCCGGCAATTATAAGGCCACACCTGATTTTAAAAGTGTCTTTTCGCAGTAGAAGTTTATGGTTATGGGAGGTAACTAAAAAATCATGTGAATGAGGTGcttaaatatttttgttattatacTTAAATTTCGTTAGATGATGTTCTTTGTGAAGGCGCtttcgtttgttgttttgatgtGTAGTTCTTAGAGGTTATTCTTGCTAGCATCAGGACGAAAGTTGTGAAGCTATACAATGACCGATATAGTGGACCTGGAACTTAGGGTGTTGGAGGAGAGTGACTTGTCCAGTCACTTGGAGCTGTTGGGGCATCTGACTGAGGCACCACCGTTGAGCGGGGTCGAACTCGCGAACATCGCGGACATGCGGAGGAGAGCTGGAATTGTAACTAAAGTGTTCTGTCACCAACCAACTGGAGGGATTGTGGGGTCAGCATCTCTAATGATTCAACCGAAATTCACTCGTGGCGGTAGGGCTGTAGGACACATTGAAGATGTCGTTGTAGACCCCTCGTACAGAGGGGCTGGACTTGGCAAAGCACTTATCATGGACCTTTGCGAAATATCTAGGTCGAAAGGTTGCTACAAAGTGATACTCGACAGTTCTGAAAAGTCGCTTCCGTTCTACGAAAAGTTGGGGTTTCGAGCACATGAGAGACAAATGAGGCTGGatttgtagttttttttgtctgcatTTTCGATTTAACATGAGTATTCACTTATCTACTTTCAGCAAAGTGGTGGGGGTTACTGATGAAACGTAATGGGGAGAGACTGAGGTTATAGAGCGGCAAGTCAACATTGCATCCTGCCTTCGCATGTGTGCTCGTTCTATTATATCTGTGCTTGTGCGCTGTTTCTATTCTTCTGCTTTCTCACTCTTTACCATCAGTGTGTTTACGTAGGATATCAACATTTTCATGCACCGGGGGAGCCAACTTGACGTAGATCGGTACAGTGTTGTAAAGCACCTTGGAAGTGGGGGATTTGGTGATGCATTCCTTGTAAAGGATGCTAACGATGGCATGGAGTATGTGCTGAAGTGTTCAAAAACTGTTGGCAGTAATGACACACTGTTGTCCGAGGCACAGAATCTCTTGCTCACAACATGTGACCATGTTGTGCACTGTTTTGGTGTTTGGTTGGAACCTATGGGTAACAGGTGCTGTATGCTACTTGAATACTGTGATGGGGGGGACTTGGAGGATTACCTAAGTTACTCCTTTCCCCTGACAGAATCGGAGCTTGTTTCAATATTTGCGCAGCTGCTATTGGGTCTGGATCACATCCATCTTAAGCATCTTATACATAGGGATATCAAATTGCAGAACTTGATGCTACACCGTTCTACGGGAGTTGTGAAGATTGGTGATTTCGGCATGAGCAAAGCTCTTCGCTTTACGGACGAGGTCTCTTCCACAAGGCTTGGCACCCCTCTTTACACTTCACCAGAGGTTCTAAAAGGCCTTGGATatacaagaaaaacagaTGTATGGAGCATGGGTGTGGCGTTCTACCGTTTGATGACCAACAGACTTCCGTTCCCAGCTTCCAATGTGGAGGAGATGTATGAAAGCTATAGGACCACCCGGCCCGTGCACCCTTGCCGAGTGCACAACGAATATTCCGAACCGCTTGGTGATTTGGTAATGAAGATGCTGACTAAGAGTAGAAGGAAACGGCCGAATGCGCGTGAGCTGCTTGCTCTTCCACTGTTTACGGAAACACTTAGTGCGCGTCCATGGCATCCGCCCCATCTTCGCGGATCAAACTACTTGTTTTCGTGTCGTCCAATGACCAACATCAATATCCGGAGTCTTCCTTCCTTGGCTGCTGAGCGGGTTGGCGAGGTTTCGTATGGTGATCAGGTTCTTgtaagtgaagaagaggtgaGCAGTGAGGGTATGATGTGGTACAGGGTTCTTTATCCCCTGGAAGGATACTGCATTACAACTACAGATGGTCATCAGTTATTTCAGCGGGTTAGTGACCCTGCGCGTTTTCCCCCGATTTCGTCCCTAGAGTGATATTTATCCTcttgcttcattttctgGTGATATAGTGATGGTACATTCAATGTATTATCCCTcatgttattttttaaaacttcctttcctcaacTATTTGTTTTACATCTCTAAGTAAATTgttggtttattttgttcttcttaGCTTTCATTGAacttgttattattttatccTGGAGAGTTGACACAGTTCTGTTGGTAACAATATTTCGTTGTAGTGTCTCTTCACTAGCGGCTGCGACATGCTTTCTTCTCCCCACCTGTTCTGTGGTCAGGGAAGAGACTGTATGAATCGGGTCGAGAAGACATTCGGCGgaaatagtttttttttctttttaaagctCTGCTTTTTATCGCAGGCGCAGTGCTTCCGATCTTCTTGTTAGAGAAAGGATCCGGGCTCGACAGTCGCGTTGCATCACCACCAGCGATGTCCTTCTTATCTCTGCTCGTTAATCCTTTCTACCCCTCACCTTAACAAATACAtggctctctttttttccttttaggCGCAAAGTTTTGGAAATGCGTTGTGTGAGACGATCTGTTTTGGGCTCACGCGGCTTGAAGCGGCCCATGTTTAATTACACCCGTATTTTTAGCATGGGGATCACACAGCACACATTTACTGGTGCTCTGCTGGAGGACTTAAGGGCCGGGGGGTGCTGCGGGGATCAAACAGAAGACAACCCTGGGAGCTCCCTTCGACATGGGGAGCTCGACCACTTTGAAAGTCCGGAAGCCGAGGCTGCGCACGTTGAGAAGGTGAATACCGTAGTTGATGATTTATTTTCCCGGATGCCCTTGCCCGAAGATCCAATGGGGGCTGCGTTGGCCCCAaccaaagaagaaatggaggaaaaggcCGAATGGGATGTGTTAAAGGAGGTTGTGCGTGAGCGATACCAACGCAAGATTGCACTCAAAGAGGCTGAGAGAGTCAGGATTGATAAGGCGATGCAGCATTACCGAGTGGATAAGGATATTGAGGGGGGAGTCTCAGGTGTAACTGGTGCCACCGGCGATTCTGAAAAAATTCGAAAGAAAATTGAGCGGATGAAACAGGAAATCGTTGAACTTGAGCGGCGCCTTGAAGCAGCGAACCACGATGATAATTTGTAGTGTCTGCGGAGGTGTgaggcttcttttttttttttttttgccagaTAGTTGTTCTTTGCCTGTATTCACTGGTGCGTACCCTCATTTCTTATAGTGACCCCCCTgtggtatggccgttgtgcTGACGGTACCGCAAAACGAATTTGAAACGGCGTCACATAAAAGATACCGGGGACTGGGGTGTTGTTGAGGTCCGGTGTTGGCTTAAGAGGGATCCGACCAATGgcgtcctcttttttttttttctttattcatGGAGGAGATTACGTTCTGGTGTGCCGGTTGACGGTGTTTTGATGTGGTGCTGTAGGTGGCGCACAGCGCTGCGTAGTTAGCGTTCGGTGGGTTGTAAGTAGTCCATGGATAAACTGTTGCGGTGTAGCATTGGGAAATGGAGGGCCTAAGCAGATGGCACCCTCTAGGACTCATTAGTCCGTGGCCTTAACCGCTCTTCTTGCTCTCGTAAACTCTTTggctgtttttctttctgcatgTTTACCCCGGATAATCTCAACGGGGAAATCAGTGCCTGGCGTACCGTCCCTTTACCGTATTTGTTTGTAGGTATTTAACCTTGTGGTTGTTTCTGTAGGACGATGTTCCACAGGGCATTCGTCAGTTCAAGTGATTTAACGGGCTGTACGATAGCGCTTTCAAGCGTTTGCACGCAGAAGAGGTACTGGGCTAAGCCCAAAAAAAGACCGAAAGTCGGTCAAGGTTTTCACGAGAAGGCTCAGAAGTGGCGCGAAGAATATCTTCTTGATAGGCATCGTGCCCTTGCCGACAGTCTTCGCGCTTATGTAGAGTTTAGTACCTCTAAGCGCGTGGAACCTTGGGATGCGCGCTTTAAACCATTTGACCGTATCGAGAAGGATGGTGTTTATGTGCTTATGCGTTACATGATGGAGGAGAAACTGCAGCTGTGCAACTACCATCATCGCCCCGTCAAGCGTTTGTTTTGTAACATTGGACTCATGGGACCCCAGATAACGACGAAGGCCCGCTGGAAACCGTATCGCTTTGCAACTAACCCTGCCGGCACCTCGAAGGCCGAGCGAATGTATCAGAGAGACAAGACTGTGTACACACATGGGCACAACGattaagaaagaaagggtgtCGCTGACGCAACCTTCAGTTGCGTGGTACTGATGATGGTTTAATGCTGTTGAACTAATTTATCACCTTAGTGACTCATGTTTGGTTGCTGTAAACTAATAAGTGAGTTTGTGTTGCATATGCCCCACCCTCCCCTATAGCTTTTATCTCGCTCGTTAGATGGGTGGGCCACCAAGGAAGAGAGAGCGTGAAGGGGAAGCTCTTAAGCCAAAGTCTAAAGAGGAACAATTGCCTATAAAAAACGAATGCACCTTGGACAGGCGCGAGGGAAAGCAAATTGTCGCTGAGAAATGGAGTGAGGTGGTTGTTGACGACAATGAAAGTCAGGAACGCTCAAACGAAAGTGTATCCGAATCTCAGGTGTATGACACTGAGGAGGAGCTACTGGCGGCAGGTGAGGACCTGAGCGGCGATGCTCTAAAAGATTTCCTGCGTAAGAACTTCGTCGACTTCATCGATGAGAAGGTGGCCCGTGTCGGTGATCTGGATCTAATGAATTGATGAAAgaccttttcctcctttctccaCTCGTCTTTACTCCTCCCTGACGAGGGCGAGAATGCCACGCAGCTGTGGATGTTAGCAAGATGCAACGCTTGGGGTCGGGAAGAGGTGCCAGCTCTCGGAGTCTCTTCCGTGTGTTTTGTCTTTACCTCACAATACGGATGAAAAGTGGTTGCAGTGGCTGCTTCGATA
Proteins encoded in this window:
- a CDS encoding protein kinase, putative; translation: MHRGSQLDVDRYSVVKHLGSGGFGDAFLVKDANDGMEYVLKCSKTVGSNDTLLSEAQNLLLTTCDHVVHCFGVWLEPMGNRCCMLLEYCDGGDLEDYLSYSFPLTESELVSIFAQLLLGLDHIHLKHLIHRDIKLQNLMLHRSTGVVKIGDFGMSKALRFTDEVSSTRLGTPLYTSPEVLKGLGYTRKTDVWSMGVAFYRLMTNRLPFPASNVEEMYESYRTTRPVHPCRVHNEYSEPLGDLVMKMLTKSRRKRPNARELLALPLFTETLSARPWHPPHLRGSNYLFSCRPMTNINIRSLPSLAAERVGEVSYGDQVLVSEEEVSSEGMMWYRVLYPLEGYCITTTDGHQLFQRVSDPARFPPISSLE
- a CDS encoding N-acetyltransferase, putative; protein product: MTDIVDLELRVLEESDLSSHLELLGHLTEAPPLSGVELANIADMRRRAGIVTKVFCHQPTGGIVGSASLMIQPKFTRGGRAVGHIEDVVVDPSYRGAGLGKALIMDLCEISRSKGCYKVILDSSEKSLPFYEKLGFRAHERQMRLDL